One window of Phycisphaeraceae bacterium genomic DNA carries:
- a CDS encoding M20/M25/M40 family metallo-hydrolase gives MSRPYAVIDGKPTEVPKIPMGDQATIARIIDEGMNRNQVMDHLTYMTKTIGPRLTGSTSMEAANRWTADQFRSWGLTNVTLDQWGEVSMRFDRGPSSARVMLRREREVRPEGGSPRVEVEYDSVREMQFSWLAWAPGTNGAVRAPVVRLPKDQAEFDAVKDQIAGSWILIPSNRETRRGIRGVGGQMGDRHQLFKDIRAKQAGVVTADAASGDRFEGTLSGANLPEGGVPISITINGTDVSVSVRRFHTGPATNVTVSGDTISFDWVSPSGTSAYTLTRSGLKLAGKAASAAGESVVEASMPDPAAAPDVLEQVLALNPAGFLGTSRDERVWTTSARGWRELTLDRIGRDTEYAIRQSDYDFINSRVFDGIPIEVEINAKATFTPGPIPVYNTIAEIRGTEFPDEVVIISAHLDSWDGPGSEGTLDNGTGSAVTLEAARILMAVGAKPKRTIRFILWTGEEQGLLGSRSYVDRIKYEWPKISAVFVDDGGTNYQGGAPVTNSMADMMAAATAPTNGLFYDDVEKKWMDVNIRRVGDTLPRGGGSDHASFNAVGIPGFFWDEVGRSDYQYGWHTQNDKLDLAIPEYLVQSATNAAITAYNLACAPTLLPRVQQEGSN, from the coding sequence ATGTCCCGGCCATATGCCGTGATTGATGGGAAACCGACCGAGGTTCCCAAGATCCCGATGGGCGACCAAGCGACCATCGCTCGGATCATCGATGAGGGGATGAACCGCAACCAGGTGATGGACCACCTGACGTATATGACGAAGACCATCGGCCCTCGCTTGACCGGCTCGACGAGCATGGAAGCGGCTAACCGCTGGACTGCAGATCAGTTCAGATCATGGGGCCTCACGAACGTCACGCTCGATCAGTGGGGCGAGGTGTCGATGCGGTTCGACCGAGGCCCATCCTCGGCGAGGGTGATGCTGAGGCGTGAGCGAGAGGTTCGACCAGAGGGGGGCTCGCCTCGTGTCGAAGTTGAGTACGACAGCGTGCGCGAGATGCAGTTCTCATGGCTCGCTTGGGCTCCGGGAACGAACGGGGCGGTCCGCGCACCGGTGGTTCGCCTGCCGAAGGATCAGGCCGAGTTTGATGCTGTGAAGGATCAGATCGCTGGCTCGTGGATTCTGATTCCGAGCAATCGTGAGACTCGACGGGGTATCCGGGGCGTCGGTGGCCAGATGGGCGACCGTCACCAGCTTTTCAAGGACATCCGTGCGAAGCAGGCGGGCGTTGTGACGGCTGATGCCGCGTCCGGCGACCGCTTTGAAGGGACGCTTTCGGGCGCGAATCTGCCCGAGGGCGGCGTTCCGATCAGCATCACCATCAACGGAACTGACGTGAGCGTGAGCGTGCGCCGGTTCCACACGGGCCCAGCGACCAACGTGACGGTCAGCGGCGACACGATCTCATTCGACTGGGTCTCTCCTTCGGGCACGTCGGCATACACGCTCACGCGCAGCGGGCTGAAACTCGCCGGCAAGGCGGCGAGCGCGGCCGGGGAGTCCGTAGTCGAGGCCTCGATGCCGGATCCGGCGGCGGCTCCGGACGTGCTTGAACAGGTGCTGGCACTGAACCCCGCCGGCTTCCTCGGCACCTCGCGTGACGAGCGTGTGTGGACGACTTCCGCGCGTGGCTGGCGCGAGCTCACGCTCGACAGGATCGGGCGCGACACGGAGTATGCGATCCGCCAGTCGGATTACGACTTCATCAACTCTCGCGTGTTCGACGGGATTCCGATCGAGGTCGAGATCAACGCCAAGGCGACGTTCACTCCTGGTCCGATCCCGGTGTACAACACGATCGCGGAGATTCGCGGGACGGAGTTCCCTGACGAGGTGGTGATCATCTCGGCGCACCTTGATTCATGGGACGGTCCGGGTTCTGAGGGAACGCTTGACAACGGAACCGGCTCGGCAGTCACGCTCGAGGCGGCGCGAATCCTGATGGCGGTCGGCGCCAAGCCGAAGCGGACCATCCGCTTCATTCTCTGGACGGGCGAGGAGCAGGGCCTGCTCGGCTCTCGCTCGTATGTCGATCGCATCAAGTACGAGTGGCCGAAGATCTCAGCAGTATTCGTCGACGACGGCGGCACGAACTACCAGGGTGGTGCCCCGGTTACCAACAGCATGGCTGACATGATGGCAGCGGCGACCGCGCCGACGAACGGGCTCTTCTACGACGATGTCGAGAAGAAGTGGATGGATGTGAACATCCGTCGCGTGGGGGACACGCTTCCCCGGGGCGGCGGCTCTGACCACGCGTCGTTCAACGCGGTCGGGATTCCCGGGTTCTTCTGGGACGAGGTCGGCCGCTCGGACTACCAGTACGGCTGGCACACACAGAACGACAAGCTCGACCTTGCGATTCCTGAGTACCTGGTGCAATCCGCGACCAATGCCGCGATAACGGCGTACAACCTCGCGTGCGCCCCGACGCTTCTGCCGCGGGTGCAGCAGGAGGGATCAAACTGA
- the ruvB gene encoding Holliday junction branch migration DNA helicase RuvB: MATERLISPQESRPDEEQANVALRPRSMEEYTGQQDLIRRLQIAIKAARGRNEPAEHVLLHGPPGLGKTTLAHVIAKEMGTRLTVTSGPALAKGTDLVAALTRLQQGDVLFIDEIHRLPVAVEEFVYPAMEDYRIDVTVDSGINARTVQISCKPFTLIGATTRAGLLSSPLRSRFGIVHHLQYYSVDELLSILARSCRLLTLRVAEPDALSLIASRSRGTPRIANRLLRRVRDYAQVEGDGTITVGSVERALAIEAIDHLGLDELDRSFLRTIGTTYSGGPVGLETIAATMNEDAGTLEDVVEPYLLQIGFLARTRRGRALTRAAAEHLGLPLSVAAATDPTLFGEGTQGSRS; encoded by the coding sequence TTGGCGACGGAACGCCTCATCTCGCCCCAAGAGTCCCGTCCCGACGAGGAGCAGGCGAACGTTGCGTTGCGCCCCCGCTCGATGGAGGAATACACCGGGCAGCAGGACCTGATCCGCCGGCTTCAGATCGCAATCAAGGCGGCACGGGGGCGGAACGAGCCGGCAGAGCACGTGCTGCTTCATGGTCCGCCCGGACTGGGCAAGACCACGCTCGCGCATGTGATCGCGAAAGAGATGGGGACCCGACTGACCGTGACATCCGGCCCTGCGCTTGCCAAGGGGACGGATCTCGTCGCGGCTCTGACCCGCCTCCAGCAGGGGGACGTGCTGTTCATCGACGAGATCCACCGGCTTCCGGTCGCGGTTGAGGAGTTCGTGTACCCGGCGATGGAGGACTATCGGATCGACGTGACGGTTGACTCGGGGATCAACGCCAGGACGGTCCAGATCTCTTGTAAGCCGTTCACGCTGATCGGGGCGACGACGCGTGCGGGGCTCCTGAGTTCGCCTTTGCGATCGCGGTTCGGCATCGTTCACCATTTGCAGTATTACAGCGTGGACGAGCTGCTGAGCATCCTGGCACGGTCGTGCCGCCTGCTGACGCTTCGGGTTGCGGAACCGGACGCGCTGTCGCTGATCGCATCCAGATCTCGCGGCACACCCCGTATCGCGAATCGGCTGCTTCGTCGGGTTCGTGATTACGCACAGGTCGAGGGGGACGGCACGATCACGGTGGGCAGCGTTGAGCGTGCACTGGCGATCGAGGCGATCGATCACCTCGGCCTGGACGAGTTGGATCGCTCTTTCCTGCGGACGATCGGCACGACCTATAGCGGCGGCCCTGTCGGACTGGAGACGATCGCGGCAACCATGAACGAGGATGCGGGCACGCTCGAGGATGTCGTTGAGCCGTACCTGCTTCAGATCGGCTTTCTGGCTCGCACGCGGCGGGGTCGTGCGCTGACGCGGGCGGCGGCGGAGCACCTTGGCCTGCCTCTGAGCGTGGCGGCCGCGACAGATCCGACGCTGTTCGGCGAGGGGACTCAGGGATCGCGGAGCTGA
- a CDS encoding glycosyltransferase family 39 protein, translating into MSSPERTRIRWRAAHRWLRARVWLLPIVALLAVTLPHLSDGDWMRSDSGWYAAIGVQAWRTGELLTLGAEPGVPYFNKPPLVFWIIGLPMHLMGPNAWTARLGTIAAAALCVLLTVSIARTGMSRRGALWAGLTLSLTYEFFRRTREISLDMWQAAFLLIALRFLVGAITTTHRRRAVVAIALSGLPIGLALLCKPLVGLAAIPMLAIMLLLCRKGRLIPWLLLTLASALLVAAPWHLAMQAIHGEAFVAQYFGAEIADRASGGSVVNEGGVGRWWFYLGKILAGYWPWLIPIACCFGATIRRRRIGGDARLLICAAIWTLAWLALLSVFPDRRDRYALVLYPTLAIPVGAWLAYRSRPAIRSLLKGVERHGIWAMPLAACIFAFLPIRVQNPPDPQWTELFAYLESEGNPDIWQGAMIGHRGSRIYLETGKWPATTRNRQGEIIAVPPGGALIIYHDHDGLKPGPGEHVVFRARMLTLTRLTEDAVWSPIPSGG; encoded by the coding sequence ATGTCCTCACCGGAACGAACCCGCATCCGCTGGCGTGCCGCTCATCGGTGGCTGCGAGCACGGGTGTGGCTGCTTCCCATCGTGGCCCTGCTCGCCGTCACGCTCCCGCACCTCTCCGACGGCGACTGGATGAGAAGCGACTCCGGTTGGTACGCCGCGATCGGAGTGCAGGCATGGCGAACTGGCGAACTGCTCACGCTCGGCGCAGAGCCGGGTGTGCCGTATTTCAACAAACCCCCCCTCGTCTTCTGGATCATCGGCCTTCCCATGCATCTCATGGGGCCGAACGCGTGGACCGCGCGTCTCGGCACCATCGCCGCAGCCGCTCTCTGCGTTCTGCTCACGGTTTCGATCGCACGCACGGGCATGTCCCGGAGAGGTGCGCTCTGGGCCGGGCTCACGCTCTCCTTGACCTACGAGTTCTTCCGGCGCACACGCGAGATCTCACTCGACATGTGGCAGGCCGCCTTCTTGCTGATCGCGCTCCGTTTCCTCGTCGGTGCAATCACAACCACCCACCGCAGGCGGGCAGTTGTTGCGATCGCTCTCTCGGGGCTCCCCATCGGTCTCGCGTTGCTCTGCAAGCCCCTTGTTGGTCTCGCGGCAATACCGATGCTCGCGATCATGCTCCTTCTCTGTCGCAAAGGCCGCCTGATCCCGTGGTTGCTCCTCACCCTCGCCTCAGCCCTGCTCGTCGCAGCCCCCTGGCATCTGGCCATGCAGGCCATCCACGGCGAAGCGTTCGTTGCCCAGTACTTCGGCGCGGAGATCGCGGATCGCGCCTCGGGCGGCTCCGTCGTCAATGAAGGAGGCGTTGGCCGGTGGTGGTTCTATCTCGGGAAGATTCTCGCTGGCTACTGGCCCTGGCTCATTCCCATCGCCTGCTGCTTCGGCGCAACGATCCGCAGGCGTCGGATCGGAGGCGATGCACGTCTGCTCATCTGCGCCGCGATCTGGACCCTTGCCTGGCTCGCCCTCCTCAGCGTCTTTCCAGACCGGAGGGATCGCTACGCGCTCGTGCTCTACCCCACACTCGCGATTCCGGTCGGCGCGTGGCTCGCGTACCGGTCGCGCCCGGCGATTCGCTCACTCTTGAAGGGCGTAGAGCGGCACGGCATCTGGGCGATGCCGCTGGCAGCTTGCATCTTCGCGTTCCTGCCCATCAGAGTCCAGAACCCCCCCGATCCGCAGTGGACAGAGCTCTTCGCGTACCTGGAATCTGAGGGCAATCCCGACATCTGGCAAGGAGCGATGATCGGGCATCGTGGCTCTCGGATATACCTAGAAACCGGGAAGTGGCCCGCAACAACGAGAAATCGCCAGGGCGAGATCATCGCCGTTCCACCCGGAGGAGCCCTCATCATCTACCACGATCACGACGGCCTGAAGCCCGGACCGGGCGAGCATGTCGTCTTTCGAGCCAGAATGCTGACCCTCACGCGACTCACAGAAGACGCCGTCTGGAGCCCGATTCCCAGCGGCGGCTGA